Proteins encoded by one window of Rouxiella chamberiensis:
- a CDS encoding DUF2498 family protein gives MQTSRLTITPAALLIEANKVIRQHENYLTGMNATEVEQREAVLVFRGEFFLDEDGLPTVKTTAVFNMFKHLAHLFSDKYRLSRPFLF, from the coding sequence ATGCAAACCTCCCGGCTGACAATAACGCCTGCTGCACTACTTATAGAAGCAAATAAAGTTATTCGCCAGCACGAAAATTATCTTACCGGTATGAATGCAACAGAAGTTGAACAAAGAGAGGCGGTTTTAGTCTTTCGCGGGGAATTCTTCCTGGATGAAGACGGATTACCGACCGTTAAAACAACCGCTGTATTTAATATGTTTAAACATCTTGCCCATCTTTTTTCGGATAAATACCGGCTGTCGAGGCCGTTTCTTTTTTAA